Proteins from a genomic interval of Streptomyces fodineus:
- a CDS encoding glycosyltransferase: protein MLTSVFIAAVSLALFWMAAFTLWWQMHAWRTPEVLASTRFGRPDGDGHLSFSLLLPARHEQAVLDHTIQRLLESTHTDFEVIVIVGHDDPETTEVAERAAARDPRVRVVVDTHEKKNKPKAMNTALPHCRGDVVGVFDAEDQVHPELLAHVDHAFRTTRADVVQGGVQLINFHSSWYSLRNCLEYFFWFRSRLHLHAQKGFIPLGGNTVFVRTDVLREAEGWDPDCLAEDCDLGVRLSSVGKKVVVAYDSDMVTREETPGSLMSLLKQRTRWNQGFLQVYRKKDWKQLPGFGQRLLARYTLMTPFMQAFSGVIIPLNAAVALLLDVPVGVAFLTFLPLVTAAVTFVFEVVGLHDFGKQYGLKVRLVHYVKLIVGGPFYQVLLAGAAIRAVWREQRGRNDWELTTHVGAHLTAAEPIREDVPA, encoded by the coding sequence TTGCTCACGTCTGTCTTCATCGCCGCCGTCTCACTGGCCCTGTTCTGGATGGCGGCCTTCACCCTGTGGTGGCAGATGCACGCCTGGCGCACGCCCGAGGTGCTGGCCTCCACCCGGTTCGGCAGGCCGGACGGCGACGGACACCTGTCGTTCTCGCTGCTGTTGCCCGCCCGGCACGAGCAGGCGGTGCTGGACCACACCATCCAGCGGCTGCTGGAATCCACGCACACCGACTTCGAGGTCATCGTGATCGTCGGACACGACGACCCGGAGACGACGGAGGTGGCCGAGAGGGCCGCCGCACGCGATCCGCGCGTGCGGGTCGTCGTCGACACCCACGAGAAGAAGAACAAGCCGAAGGCCATGAACACGGCGCTGCCGCACTGCCGCGGCGATGTCGTCGGGGTCTTCGACGCCGAGGACCAGGTCCACCCGGAGCTGCTCGCCCACGTCGACCACGCCTTCCGGACGACGCGGGCGGATGTCGTGCAGGGCGGGGTCCAGCTCATCAACTTCCACTCCAGCTGGTACAGCCTGCGCAACTGCCTGGAGTACTTCTTCTGGTTCCGCTCCCGGCTGCATCTGCACGCGCAGAAGGGGTTCATCCCGCTCGGCGGGAACACCGTCTTCGTACGGACCGACGTCCTCAGGGAGGCGGAGGGCTGGGACCCCGACTGCCTCGCCGAGGACTGCGACCTGGGCGTACGCCTCTCCAGTGTCGGCAAGAAGGTCGTCGTCGCCTACGACTCCGACATGGTGACCAGGGAGGAGACCCCGGGCTCGCTCATGTCGCTGCTCAAGCAGCGCACCCGCTGGAACCAGGGCTTCCTCCAGGTGTACCGGAAGAAGGACTGGAAGCAGCTGCCGGGATTCGGGCAGCGGTTGCTCGCCCGGTACACCCTGATGACCCCGTTCATGCAGGCCTTCTCCGGCGTGATCATCCCGCTCAACGCGGCCGTCGCGCTCCTCCTCGACGTGCCCGTCGGGGTCGCCTTCCTCACCTTCCTGCCGCTGGTCACCGCCGCCGTCACCTTCGTCTTCGAGGTGGTCGGGCTGCACGACTTCGGCAAGCAGTACGGCCTGAAGGTCCGCCTCGTCCACTACGTGAAGCTCATCGTGGGCGGCCCCTTCTACCAGGTCCTCCTCGCCGGTGCCGCCATCCGTGCCGTCTGGCGCGAGCAACGCGGCCGCAACGACTGGGAGTTGACCACGCACGTCGGCGCGCACCTCACCGCGGCCGAGCCCATCCGAGAGGACGTTCCTGCGTGA
- a CDS encoding galactose oxidase early set domain-containing protein, with amino-acid sequence MSKYRRRTALAGVGALTAGLLLTAPQPAQAANLIKNPGFETAGSDGMPYCWEKSGWGDNDFTFETTSDAHSGSAAMKVTLTRRVSGDRKAMITESTDCAPGVSAGKQYDLGLWYKTSTPDANITLFRHDTTAGWQYWTDLKTLDMASAWTQATVRTPEVPAGTDRITWGVSVYGTGSATTDDYTMDQVPDPLPPARCTGTNDQCANGSWSVLPTQNPVRSMHSVVLDNGKVLLIAGSGNSEENFNAGTFTSAVYDPATGDYKVIPTPKDMFCAGHVQLQDGRVLVLSGNKAYPVVGGHGYEGFKDSYIFDPKTETYTKTNDLNDGHWYPSATELGNGDVISFGGLREDSTGSVTAEKFSYAQNQWLPLSQVNQTWSYWGLYPAMILMQDGRLFYSGSHVFGNNIPGTGSAIYDYGANTVTQIPGLQNKDERDQSASVLLPPAQDQRVLTIGGGNIDSNPDANRLTDLIDLKQANPSYVAGPPVPQGTVDLGGGPQPETGNQGKMYVSAVLLPDGKVLETGGALHNRANPVYESSLYDPSTNTFDPVAADPESRGYHSSAFLLPDGRVMATGDNPGNGTWNHNVSIYTPPYLYKGTRPTITSVINQEWKYGDTQRITVDRPIAKAELIRPAAVTHSSDPNQRFVDLPLSVDGDNVDLNVTNNPNLAPPGWYMLFAVDANGVPSVAKWVHLTGPTALTAASPHIHAFADSLSGTVSGPAKKRTSQQVSPTISGCDRHYGSANVCVPTVFPPEVNKTTAARCAWLRQNDYGRLKVNGGDDPLGLDRNRNGITCDRGDTSRR; translated from the coding sequence TTGAGCAAGTACCGCAGACGGACCGCGCTGGCCGGGGTGGGCGCCCTGACCGCCGGTCTGCTCCTGACCGCGCCCCAGCCGGCACAGGCCGCCAACCTGATCAAGAACCCCGGCTTCGAGACCGCCGGCAGCGATGGCATGCCGTACTGCTGGGAGAAGTCGGGCTGGGGTGACAACGACTTCACCTTCGAGACGACCTCGGACGCGCACTCCGGATCCGCGGCCATGAAGGTCACGCTGACCCGCCGGGTCTCCGGCGACCGCAAGGCGATGATCACCGAGTCGACGGACTGCGCGCCGGGGGTGAGCGCCGGCAAGCAGTACGACCTGGGACTCTGGTACAAGACCAGCACCCCGGACGCCAACATCACCCTCTTCCGGCACGACACCACCGCCGGCTGGCAGTACTGGACCGACCTCAAGACCCTGGACATGGCGTCGGCCTGGACGCAGGCCACCGTCCGCACGCCCGAGGTCCCGGCCGGCACCGACCGCATCACCTGGGGTGTCTCCGTCTACGGCACCGGCTCGGCGACCACCGACGACTACACCATGGACCAGGTCCCGGACCCGCTGCCGCCGGCCCGGTGCACGGGCACGAACGACCAGTGCGCCAACGGCAGTTGGTCGGTGCTGCCGACGCAGAACCCGGTCCGCTCCATGCACTCCGTGGTCCTCGACAACGGCAAGGTGCTGCTGATCGCGGGCTCCGGCAACAGCGAGGAGAACTTCAACGCGGGCACGTTCACCAGCGCGGTGTACGACCCGGCGACGGGCGACTACAAGGTCATCCCCACCCCGAAGGACATGTTCTGCGCGGGGCACGTCCAGTTGCAGGACGGCCGGGTACTGGTGCTCAGCGGCAACAAGGCGTACCCGGTCGTGGGCGGGCACGGCTACGAGGGGTTCAAGGACTCCTACATCTTCGACCCGAAGACCGAGACGTACACCAAGACCAACGACCTGAACGACGGCCACTGGTACCCGTCGGCGACCGAGCTCGGCAACGGTGACGTCATTTCCTTCGGCGGACTCCGCGAGGACTCCACCGGTTCGGTGACCGCGGAGAAGTTCAGTTACGCGCAGAACCAGTGGCTGCCGCTGTCGCAGGTCAACCAGACCTGGTCGTACTGGGGCCTGTACCCGGCGATGATCCTGATGCAGGACGGCCGCCTCTTCTACTCGGGCAGCCATGTCTTCGGCAACAACATCCCCGGCACGGGTTCGGCGATCTACGACTACGGCGCCAACACGGTCACCCAGATCCCGGGGCTGCAGAACAAGGACGAGCGCGACCAGTCGGCGAGCGTCCTGCTGCCTCCCGCGCAGGACCAGAGGGTCCTCACCATCGGCGGCGGCAACATCGACTCCAACCCGGACGCGAACCGCCTGACCGACCTGATCGACCTCAAGCAGGCGAACCCGTCGTACGTCGCCGGGCCGCCGGTCCCGCAGGGCACCGTCGACCTCGGCGGCGGGCCCCAGCCGGAGACCGGCAACCAGGGCAAGATGTACGTCTCCGCGGTCCTGCTGCCCGACGGCAAGGTGCTGGAGACCGGCGGTGCCCTGCACAACCGGGCCAACCCGGTCTACGAGTCCTCGCTCTACGACCCGTCCACGAACACCTTCGACCCGGTCGCGGCCGACCCCGAGTCCCGCGGCTACCACTCCTCGGCGTTCCTGCTGCCCGACGGCCGGGTGATGGCGACCGGCGACAACCCCGGCAACGGCACCTGGAACCACAACGTGTCGATCTACACCCCGCCGTACCTGTACAAGGGCACGCGTCCCACGATCACCTCGGTGATCAACCAGGAGTGGAAGTACGGCGACACCCAGCGGATCACCGTCGACCGCCCCATCGCCAAGGCGGAGTTGATCCGTCCGGCAGCCGTCACTCACTCCTCCGACCCGAACCAGCGCTTCGTGGATCTGCCGCTGTCGGTGGACGGCGACAACGTCGACCTGAACGTCACGAACAACCCGAACCTCGCCCCGCCCGGCTGGTACATGCTCTTCGCGGTCGACGCCAACGGGGTGCCGTCGGTGGCCAAGTGGGTCCACCTGACGGGCCCGACGGCCCTCACCGCGGCGTCCCCGCACATCCACGCCTTCGCCGACTCCCTGTCCGGCACGGTCTCCGGCCCCGCCAAGAAGCGGACGTCACAGCAGGTCAGCCCGACCATCTCCGGCTGCGACCGGCACTACGGCTCGGCCAACGTGTGCGTGCCGACGGTGTTCCCGCCGGAGGTGAACAAGACGACGGCTGCCCGGTGTGCCTGGCTCCGGCAGAACGACTACGGCCGGCTGAAGGTGAACGGCGGTGACGATCCGCTGGGGCTGGACCGGAACCGCAACGGAATCACCTGCGACAGGGGTGATACGAGCAGGCGTTAG
- a CDS encoding glycosyltransferase, with protein sequence MTEYTTPAQGLDAVEVPEPGAVTIVVPTFNESANIRQLLHRITESVPARLPCEVLFVDDSTDDTPEVIRQAARDCPFPVAVLHREEPVGGLGGAVVEGLKAATSDWIVVMDGDCQHPPSLVPELVATGERTNAGLVVASRYIDGGSRAGLAGGYRVAVSRGATWLAKALFPRGLRGISDPMSGFFAIRRSAVTADVLKPLGYKILLELAVRSRPRQVAEVPFVFQDRFAGESKSTAREGLRFLRHLAGLRTASPAARMVGFGLIGASGFVPNLVGLWALTVLGLHYLPAEILANQFGVAWNFVLIEQLLFRDRRAHRRWWDRLGRFALLANADLVLRIPLIALLVGRFGMGALPATALALVLTFVLRFVGTEALVYLPRRTHRRRAA encoded by the coding sequence ATGACCGAGTACACCACCCCGGCGCAGGGCCTCGACGCCGTCGAGGTCCCCGAACCCGGCGCCGTCACCATCGTCGTACCGACGTTCAACGAGTCCGCGAACATCCGGCAGCTGCTGCACCGGATCACCGAGTCGGTGCCCGCCCGGCTGCCCTGCGAGGTCCTCTTCGTGGACGACTCCACCGACGACACCCCCGAGGTGATCCGGCAGGCCGCCCGGGACTGCCCGTTCCCGGTGGCCGTACTGCACCGCGAGGAACCCGTCGGCGGGCTCGGCGGCGCGGTCGTCGAGGGACTGAAGGCGGCGACCTCGGACTGGATCGTCGTCATGGACGGCGACTGCCAGCACCCGCCGTCCCTGGTACCGGAGCTGGTGGCCACCGGCGAGCGGACGAACGCCGGGCTCGTCGTCGCCTCCCGGTACATCGACGGCGGCAGCCGGGCCGGGCTCGCCGGCGGCTACCGGGTGGCCGTCTCGCGCGGCGCGACCTGGCTGGCCAAGGCCCTCTTCCCGCGCGGGCTGCGCGGCATCAGCGACCCGATGAGCGGCTTCTTCGCGATCCGGCGCAGCGCGGTGACGGCGGACGTGCTCAAGCCGCTCGGCTACAAGATCCTGCTGGAACTGGCCGTACGCAGCCGCCCCCGGCAGGTCGCCGAGGTGCCGTTCGTCTTCCAGGACCGGTTCGCGGGCGAGTCCAAGTCCACCGCCCGGGAGGGCCTGCGCTTCCTGCGCCACCTGGCGGGCCTGCGCACCGCCTCCCCGGCCGCCCGCATGGTCGGCTTCGGGCTGATCGGCGCGAGCGGCTTCGTGCCGAACCTCGTCGGGCTCTGGGCGCTGACCGTCCTCGGGCTGCACTACCTGCCCGCCGAGATCCTCGCGAACCAGTTCGGGGTCGCCTGGAACTTCGTGCTCATCGAGCAGCTGCTGTTCCGCGACCGGCGGGCGCACCGCCGCTGGTGGGACCGGCTCGGCCGGTTCGCGCTGCTCGCCAACGCCGACCTGGTGCTCCGCATCCCGCTGATCGCCCTGCTCGTCGGGCGGTTCGGCATGGGCGCCCTGCCTGCCACCGCGCTCGCGCTGGTCCTGACGTTCGTCCTGCGCTTCGTCGGAACCGAGGCGCTGGTCTATCTCCCGCGACGTACCCACCGGAGGAGAGCCGCTTGA
- a CDS encoding ArnT family glycosyltransferase — MTSTLPAVTAAKVPALRPPAPETPSTGRTQPPRLRSSRPDLLLCGALLTTILVVQGWNIADYPTLSDDEGTYLAQAWAVQQGRGLAHYTYWYDHPPLGWIQIALLGWLPSALSPGSMTVGTMRIVMLGITGVSAVLVYVLGRRLSLPRWAAGLGMALFGLSPLAVVLSREIFLDNIAVMWLLLAFCLAASPSRHLWHHFGAGLAAAAGVLTKETMLVVLPALFVTMWRNSHRDTRKFALTGAVTACALIGFSYPLFALLKGELFPGAGHVSLWDGITYQMSRPGSGFILDEGSGSYGVLHSWLYYDRVLPLGGLAGALLLLLTWRWSVTARALAGPALTVAVLAAVALRPGGYLPAMYVIGALPFLALVLAGGAASVAHAVLRRFRTENEKRYLTGGRYALAAVLALAAGAYVVPHWYDGDRTAVTADANQPYRQASHWLGTKVADPKDTRVLVDDALWLDLVHAGYRPGLGAIWFYKADLDPAVTRTLPHGWRDIDYVVASPTVRRDAKDLPNVRDAIRHSTPVVTFGNGPDRIEIRRIQTGGGLR; from the coding sequence GTGACCTCCACACTTCCCGCGGTGACCGCAGCGAAGGTCCCCGCGCTACGCCCGCCTGCGCCCGAAACGCCCTCGACCGGCCGCACCCAACCGCCGCGGCTCCGCTCCTCCCGTCCCGATCTGCTGCTCTGTGGTGCCCTGCTCACGACGATCCTCGTCGTCCAGGGCTGGAACATCGCCGACTACCCGACCCTCAGCGACGACGAGGGCACCTATCTCGCCCAGGCCTGGGCCGTCCAGCAGGGCCGGGGCCTGGCCCACTACACCTACTGGTACGACCACCCGCCGCTCGGCTGGATCCAGATAGCCCTGCTCGGCTGGCTCCCCTCGGCACTCAGCCCCGGCTCGATGACCGTCGGCACCATGCGGATCGTCATGCTCGGGATCACCGGGGTCAGCGCGGTCCTGGTCTACGTCCTCGGCCGCCGCCTCTCCCTGCCCCGCTGGGCCGCCGGACTCGGCATGGCCCTGTTCGGGCTCTCCCCGCTCGCGGTCGTCCTCAGCCGGGAGATCTTCCTCGACAACATCGCCGTGATGTGGCTGCTGCTGGCGTTCTGCCTCGCCGCCTCGCCCAGCCGCCACCTGTGGCACCACTTCGGCGCGGGCCTCGCCGCCGCCGCGGGCGTGCTCACCAAGGAGACGATGCTGGTCGTCCTGCCGGCCCTGTTCGTCACCATGTGGCGCAACAGCCACCGCGACACCCGCAAGTTCGCCCTCACCGGAGCCGTCACCGCCTGCGCCCTGATCGGCTTCTCCTACCCGCTGTTCGCGCTGCTGAAGGGCGAGCTGTTCCCGGGCGCCGGGCATGTGTCCCTGTGGGACGGCATCACGTACCAGATGTCCCGGCCGGGCTCGGGATTCATCCTCGACGAGGGCTCCGGCTCGTACGGCGTCCTGCACTCCTGGCTGTACTACGACCGCGTCCTGCCCCTCGGCGGCCTCGCCGGAGCCCTGCTCCTGCTGCTCACCTGGCGCTGGTCGGTCACCGCCCGCGCCCTCGCCGGCCCCGCGCTGACGGTCGCCGTCCTGGCCGCGGTGGCGCTGCGCCCGGGCGGCTATCTGCCCGCCATGTACGTCATCGGCGCGCTGCCCTTCCTCGCCCTGGTGCTGGCCGGGGGCGCCGCCTCCGTCGCCCACGCGGTGCTGCGCCGCTTCAGGACCGAGAACGAGAAGCGCTACCTCACCGGCGGCCGGTACGCGCTCGCCGCCGTCCTCGCCCTCGCCGCCGGCGCCTACGTCGTACCGCACTGGTACGACGGCGACCGCACCGCCGTCACCGCCGACGCCAACCAGCCCTACCGGCAGGCCTCCCACTGGCTCGGCACGAAGGTCGCGGACCCGAAGGACACCCGGGTCCTCGTCGACGACGCCCTCTGGCTGGACCTCGTGCACGCCGGATACCGGCCCGGGCTCGGCGCCATCTGGTTCTACAAGGCCGACCTCGACCCTGCTGTCACCCGGACCCTGCCGCACGGCTGGCGGGACATCGACTACGTCGTCGCCTCGCCGACCGTCCGCCGCGACGCCAAGGACCTGCCCAACGTGCGGGACGCGATCCGGCACTCCACACCGGTCGTCACGTTCGGCAACGGCCCGGACCGTATCGAGATCCGGCGGATCCAGACCGGGGGAGGCCTCCGATGA